One region of Cheilinus undulatus linkage group 4, ASM1832078v1, whole genome shotgun sequence genomic DNA includes:
- the nacc1b gene encoding nucleus accumbens-associated protein 1, protein MAQTLQMAIPNFGNNILECLNEQRLQGLYCDVSVVVKGHAFKAHRAVLAASSSYFRDLFNAGGKSSVVELPPAVQPESFQQILAFCYTGRLSMNVGDQFLLMYTAGFLQIQQIMEKGTEFFLKVSSPSCDSQGLHTEETPTSEPQSPVTQTVGGGGVGVVATAAGRPASCLTPLPLVSKVKTEQTASTPQPTPQQQQEGSPYSVVCTPVAKRLWEGANRDGGGGSGGGGGGGMRKTARYSSSSSSSSSSNNTTQDASARAPTANAAMMGGGAGVVGANPAGGAVVNSNHNNNNNNNGGTPEGTSPGTLSMYTSDSPISYHDDEEEDDIAEDSAEEQYRQICNMYTMYSMLNAGAAVVGERVEALPDLAPDSGGGRGGRGARSRQDLASLPAELISQIGNRCHPKLYEEGDPAEKLELVSGTSVFISRAQLMNCHVSAGTRHKVLLRRLLAAFFDRSTLANSCGTGIRSSTNDPSRKPLDNRVLHAVKFYCQNFAPSFKESEMNAIAADMCTNARRVVRKSWIPKLKLLMADSDAYSAFLADSVKMEADGLGAEQGFDPASLEAVAVAAAANNSEAGGGATQADALQGAGGDGSTLF, encoded by the exons ATGGCTCAGACGCTGCAGATGGCGATCCCTAACTTTGGCAACAACATCCTGGAGTGTCTGAACGAGCAGCGGCTGCAGGGCCTCTACTGTGATGTCTCCGTCGTCGTCAAGGGACACGCCTTTAAG GCCCACCGTGCTGTGCTGGCAGCCAGCAGCTCCTACTTTCGGGATCTGTTCAACGCCGGGGGGAAGAGCTCGGTGGTGGAGCTGCCCCCGGCCGTACAGCCAGAGAGCTTCCAGCAGATCCTGGCCTTCTGCTATACGGGACGCCTCAGCATGAACGTGGGAGACCAGTTCCTGCTCATGTACACCGCCGGCTTCCTCCAGATCCAACAGATCATGGAGAAGGGCACAGAGTTTTTCCTTAAG GTCTCATCTCCAAGCTGCGACTCCCAGGGTCTTCACACCGAGGAGACCCCGACCTCGGAGCCTCAAAGCCCTGTCACCCAAACAGTGGGTGGGGGTGGAGTCGGTGTTGTCGCCACAGCTGCTGGACGTCCCGCTTCCTGTCTCACGCCCCTCCCCCTGGTGTCTAAGGTGAAGACAGAACAGACGGCCTCCACACCTCAGCCCAcacctcagcagcagcag GAAGGCTCTCCATACTCGGTGGTCTGCACCCCAGTGGCCAAGCGGCTGTGGGAGGGGGCAAACCGTGACGGAGGAGGGGGGTCTGGAGGGGGCGGGGGAGGCGGGATGAGGAAGACCGCACGTTACTCTTCCTCGtcatcatcttcctcctcctccaacaACACTACCCAGGATGCCTCTGCACGTGCGCCCACAGCCAACGCTGCCATGATGGGCGGCGGTGCCGGAGTCGTCGGTGCCAACCCAGCAGGAGGAGCCGTAGTCAATAGTaaccacaacaacaataacaacaacaacggCGGGACACCTGAAGGCACCAGCCCGGGCACGCTGAGCATGTACACCAGCGACTCGCCAATCAGCTACCACGATGACGAGGAAGAGGATGACATAGCCGAGGACAGCGCCGAGGAGCAGTACAGGCAGATCTGCAACATGTACACCATGTACAGCATGCTGAACGCCGGAGCAGCAG TGGTCGGGGAGCGGGTCGAGGCTCTTCCAGACTTGGCCCCAGACTCTGGCGGTGGGCGAGGAGGCAGAGGGGCTCGGTCCAGGCAGGACCTGGCGTCGCTGCCGGCAGAGCTCATCAGTCAGATCGGAAACCGCTGCCACCCGAAGCTGTACGAGGAGGGCGACCCTGCCGAGAAGCTGGAGCTGGTGAGCGGCACCTCCGTGTTCATCTCCCGCGCTCAGCTCATGAACTGCCACGTCAGTGCCGGCACACGCCACAAAGTGCTGCTGCGACGCCTGCTGGCTGCTTTCTTTGACAG GAGCACTCTGGCTAACAGCTGTGGGACCGGCATCCGCTCTTCGACCAACGACCCCAGCCGCAAACCTCTGGACAACAGAGTGCTGCATGCTGTCAAAT TTTACTGCCAGAACTTCGCGCCGAGCTTCAAGGAGAGCGAGATGAACGCCATCGCTGCCGACATGTGCACCAATGCCCGCCGCGTCGTCCGCAAGAGCTGGATCCCCAAGCTCAAACTGCTGATGGCCGACAGCGACGCCTACTCCGCCTTCCTTGCCGACAGCGTGAAGATGGAGGCGGACGGGCTGGGGGCGGAGCAAGGCTTCGACCCAGCCTCCCTGGAAGCTGTGGCGGTAGCAGCAGCCGCCAATAATAGCGAAGCTGGAGGCGGAGCCACGCAGGCAGACGCTCTCCAGGGAGCGGGAGGAGACGGCAGCACTTTGTTTTGA